The stretch of DNA GTCACGATTGAGCGGAATGCGTTGGAAATGAACGAGAAGCAGAAGAAACCACAAAAGCTCAAGGCTCGCTTGCCGCGCGGCGTCGTCGACCGTTCGGCCGCCGATATCCGCGCCGTCAACGAGATGACCGCGAAGATCCGCGAAGTCTACGAGCATTATGGTTTCGATCCGGTCGAAACGCCGCTCTTGGAATATACCGATGCGCTCGGCAAGTTCCTGCCGGACAGCGACCGTCCGAACGAGGGTGTTTTCTCGCTGCAGGACGACGACGACCAGTGGATGAGCCTGCGCTACGACCTGACGGCGCCGCTCGCCCGCCATGTCGCGGAGAATTTCAACGAGATCCAGCTACCCTACCGCACCTATCGCGCCGGCTACGTGTTCCGCAATGAAAAGCCGGGCCCCGGCCGCTTCCGCCAGTTCATGCAGTTCGACGCCGACACCGTCGGCGCGCCAGGTGTTCAGGCCGATGCCGAAATGTGCATGATGATGGCCGATACGCTGGAAGCCCTCGGCATCAAGCGCGGGGATTATGTTATCCGGGTGAACAACCGCAAGGTTCTGGATGGCGTGCTGGAGGCGATCGGTCTCGGCGACGAGGACAAGGCAGGCCAGCGCCTCAACGTGCTGCGCGCCATCGACAAGCTCGACAAGTTCGGCCCTGAGGGCGTGCGGCTTTTGCTCGGCGAAGGCCGCAAGGATGAATCCGGTGACTTCACCAAGGGCGCGGGGCTGACTTCGCAGCAGATTGATCGATTACTTGATTTCATCAATATCTTGCAGACGGCAGAAACGGCACTCGGTTCACATCCGATGGTGCAAAACCCGGTGGCCAGTGCCGAGATTGATGGAGGGGCTATTTTTGACACGCTTCACAACAACTTCAAAGATTCTCCTAAAGGCATTGAAGGGGTTCTTGAGCTAAAGCAGATTTGGCAATTGGTTGAAGCAGCGGACTACGGTCCAGATCGCATCAAGATCGACCCCTCTGTCGTCCGCGGCCTCGAATACTACACCGGCCCTGTCTACGAAGCCGAACTGCTCTTCGACGTGACCAACGAAAAGGGCGAAAAGGTTGTCTTTGGCTCCGTTGGTGGCGGTGGCCGTTATGACGGCCTCGTCTCCCGCTTCATGGGCCAGCCGGTTCCGGCAACCGGCTTCTCGATCGGCGTTTCGCGCCTGATGACGGCGCTGAAGAACCTCGGCAAGCTTGGCCAGAGCGAGGTCATCGAACCGGTGCTCGTCACAGTCATGGATGGCCAGGATATGGATGCTTTGGGCCGCTACCAGCGCATGACGCAAGCGCTGCGCGCCGCCGGCATCCGCGCCGAAATGTTCCAGGGCAACTGGAAGAAGTTCGGCAACCAGCTGAAATATGCCGACCGCCGCGGCTGCCCAATCGCCATCATCCAGGGCGGCGATGAGCGTGCCCAAGGCGTCGCGCAGATCAAGGACCTGATCGAAGGCAAGCGCTTGTCCGGTGAGATCGAGGACAATGCCAGCTGGCGCGAGGCGCGCGTGGCGCAGGAGACCGTCGCCGAGGCCGATCTGGTGGCCAAGGTGAAGGAAATCCTGGCGGCTCAGGCGGAGGATCGCGCGAGGGCGGGCGGCAATGGGTGATTTTCCACTCCCCAACCCCTCCCCACAAAGGGGAGGGCCCCTGAGCGCCGCCGTCCTGCCCAACGCAGCATTCGCTTGGTCGACCGCGCTGCTTATCTCTTTCGGCGATCGCCGCGGGTTAGTCCTTCTCCCTTGTGGGGAGGGGTTGGGGAGGGGACTTTATTCGGGAGCCACCCCATGGCCCTGATCAACCTCCCCGGTTTCGCCAACGACCTCCTGGACGAATTTACCGCCCGCAAGACGGAGCGGATCGACACGCCGGTCATCCAGCCGGCCGAGCCCTTCCTCGACATTGCCGGCGAAGACCTCCGCCGCCGCATCTTCATGACGGAAAGCGAAACCGGCGCCAGCCTCTGCCTGCGGCCGGAATTCACCATTCCCGTCTGCACCCGCCACATCGAGACGGCAACTGGCACGCCGAAACGCTATTCCTATCTCGGCGAAGTCTTTCGCCAGCGCCGCGAGGGTGGAAACGAATTCTATCAGGCAGGCATCGAAGACCTTGGCGACATCAATATCGCCAGCGCCGACGCCCGCGCGATCGGCGATGCGACCGGCATCCTGGCGCGGCTTCTTCCTGGCAAACGCCTCACGGTCACGCTGGGCGATCAGGCCGTCTTCGAAGCCGTGGTCCAGGCGCTCGGCCTACCGCTCGGATGGCAGAAGCGGCTGATCCATGCCTTCGGCAATATGGGCCAGCTTGAAGCGCTGCTCGCGAGCCTCGTCAGCCCGCAATTCGTGACCGATCTGGATGACGATGTCGCACGGCTGATCGCCGCCGGCGACGAGGCAGCACTCATTGCCCATATCGACGCGACGATGCACAGAACCGGCTATTCCTCGAACGCCAGCCGCTCGCCGGCTGAAATCGCTCGCCGGCTGAAGGAGAAGTTGGTCCTTTCGCAAACGCGCCTCGATGATGCGGCCTTCCGCGTGCTCGAAGAGTTCCTGTCGCTGAGGGTGCCGCTCATCAATGCGTCGGCCGCTCTGGCCGGTTTTGCCGATGCCGCCGGGCTGAAGCTCGGCAATGCGCTCTCTCGCTTCGATGGCCGGGTGGCCGCCCTCGGCAATGCCGGGATCGACCTCGCCTCCATCGATTATCGCGCCGCCTTCGGCCGCCCTCTCGATTATTACACCGGCCTTGTCTTCGAGGTGGGCATCCAGGGTTCGTCCGCCGTGCTCGCAGGCGGCGGACGCTTCGACAGGCTGTTGACGCTGCTGGGCGCCAAGGACCGCATTCCAGCCGTTGGCTTCTCGCTCTGGCTCGACCGCATCGAAACGGAAAGGGCGGCCCCATGACCATCACCATCGCGCTGCCCTCCAAGGGCCGGATGAAGGACGATGCCTCGACACTCTTCGAGCGCGCCGGCATGAGGATCATCGCCGTCGGCAATGACCGCTCCTATCGCGGCCGTGTCGAGGGTTGGGACGACGTCGAGATCGCCTTCCTGTCGGCCTCGGAAATATCGCGCGAACTCGGCAACGGCACCATCGATTTCGGCGTGACCGGGGAAGACCTGGTGCGCGAAGGGCTGGCGGAAGCCGACAGGCGCGTCGAATTCTGCGCCCGCCTCGGTTTCGGCCGCGCCGACGTGGTGGTTGCCGTTCCTGAGATCTGGCTCGATGTCGACACCATGGCCGATCTCGGCGATGTCGCGGCCGACTTCCGCGCCCGCCATGGCCGCCGTTTGACCATCGCAACCAAGTATTGGCGGCTGACGCAGCAGTTCTTCTCCAGCCAGCATGGCATCCAGCTCTACCGCATCGTCGAAAGCCTTGGTGCGACGGAAGGGGCCCCGGCCTCCGGCTCCGCTGATATCATCGTCGACATCACCTCGACCGGCTCCACCTTGAGGGCGAACCATCTGCGGGTGCTGAACGACGGTGTGATCTTGCGCTCGGAAGCCTGCCTCGTCCGCGCCCGCAAGGAGAGCCACGCCGGCGAGCCGTCGGTGGCGAGGATCATAGAGGCGGTGCGCAGCGCCCTTTGATTTCTGCAAAGAACCAAACGAACAACCCGCCGTCTTTCCGACGGCGGGTTTCTTCTGCTTGGGAGGATGTTGCGCGCTTAGGCGGCAACGGCATATGCGCCACGGCGTGCATCCAGCGAATAGGCGCCCGGGCCGAAGGTGGCGAGGAGGATATAGGCGCCGGCAAGCGTCAGGTTCTTCATCAGCATGATCTGGTTGAGCACGTTGATCCAGCCATTGGCCGCAGCCGGAAAATCCGGAACGTTGATCGTGCCGCTGTGGAAGACGAGGCCGGTGAAGGCGCAGAAGAGGGCGAGTGCCCAGCCGACGATACGGGTCTGGAAACCAACGAGGACGGCAAGCCCGGCAACAAGCTCAAAGAGGCCAGCGGCATAGGCGAGAAGTGTTGCGGCAGGAAGGCCGGCACCGCTGATCATCCCGGCCGTACCGGCCGGATCGGTGAGCTTGCCGAAGCCGGACATGATGAACATAAACGAAAGCAGGATGCGGGCGACAAGAAGGACGATGTTGGTGGTATTCGACATGGACGCGATCTCCGTTTGAATTGCTCTGGAGGTCCCCGTGCCCCGGCACCGTTTGAACCCCGATTGGCCGGCGTTGTCGCCTTTTTTGGGCACGATGAAAAGATAAACAAATGAGGATGGTTTGTTCACTAATCTGAAACGATCACTCCGTTGAGCGGCTTGTCTTTTGCGTCGCCGGTCTTCTATGTTCGCCACCCGCCCCCAGGAGAAAATGGCATGGCAGACCTTTCCGCATTTCCGATCACCAAGCGCTGGCCGGCGCAGAACCCAAATGTTATTCAGCTTTATTCGCTGCAAACGCCGAACGGCGTGAAGATAGCGATCGCGCTGGAAGAGCTCGGTCTGCCTTACGAGCCGCATTACATCTCCTTTGGAACCAACAATCAGAAGTCTCCCGAATTCCTCTCGCTCAATCCGAATGGCCGCATACCGGCGATCATGGATCCGAACGGGCCGGGCGGGAAGCCGATCGGCCTCTTCGAATCAGGCGCGATTCTCCTCTATCTCGCGGAAAAAACCGGCCAGCTCCTGCCCCCGGATGCTGTGGGGCGCTACGAGACCATCCAGTGGGTGTTCTTCCAGATGGCGGGCGTCGGCCCGATGTTCGGCCAGTTCGGCCATTTCTACAAGTTCGCGGCCGACAAGGTCGCCAACAATTCCTATCCGATGGAGCGTTACCGCGACGAAGCCAAGCGGCTGCTGAGCGTG from Rhizobium sp. 007 encodes:
- a CDS encoding DoxX family protein; this encodes MSNTTNIVLLVARILLSFMFIMSGFGKLTDPAGTAGMISGAGLPAATLLAYAAGLFELVAGLAVLVGFQTRIVGWALALFCAFTGLVFHSGTINVPDFPAAANGWINVLNQIMLMKNLTLAGAYILLATFGPGAYSLDARRGAYAVAA
- a CDS encoding glutathione binding-like protein, with protein sequence MADLSAFPITKRWPAQNPNVIQLYSLQTPNGVKIAIALEELGLPYEPHYISFGTNNQKSPEFLSLNPNGRIPAIMDPNGPGGKPIGLFESGAILLYLAEKTGQLLPPDAVGRYETIQWVFFQMAGVGPMFGQFGHFYKFAADKVANNSYPMERYRDEAKRLLSVLEARLEGRQWIMGDAYTIADITTFPWIRGADIFYGGREVLDYAKFPSVMAWLERCIARPASAKGLNIPVKPE
- the hisS gene encoding histidine--tRNA ligase, with amino-acid sequence MNEKQKKPQKLKARLPRGVVDRSAADIRAVNEMTAKIREVYEHYGFDPVETPLLEYTDALGKFLPDSDRPNEGVFSLQDDDDQWMSLRYDLTAPLARHVAENFNEIQLPYRTYRAGYVFRNEKPGPGRFRQFMQFDADTVGAPGVQADAEMCMMMADTLEALGIKRGDYVIRVNNRKVLDGVLEAIGLGDEDKAGQRLNVLRAIDKLDKFGPEGVRLLLGEGRKDESGDFTKGAGLTSQQIDRLLDFINILQTAETALGSHPMVQNPVASAEIDGGAIFDTLHNNFKDSPKGIEGVLELKQIWQLVEAADYGPDRIKIDPSVVRGLEYYTGPVYEAELLFDVTNEKGEKVVFGSVGGGGRYDGLVSRFMGQPVPATGFSIGVSRLMTALKNLGKLGQSEVIEPVLVTVMDGQDMDALGRYQRMTQALRAAGIRAEMFQGNWKKFGNQLKYADRRGCPIAIIQGGDERAQGVAQIKDLIEGKRLSGEIEDNASWREARVAQETVAEADLVAKVKEILAAQAEDRARAGGNG
- the hisG gene encoding ATP phosphoribosyltransferase, translating into MTITIALPSKGRMKDDASTLFERAGMRIIAVGNDRSYRGRVEGWDDVEIAFLSASEISRELGNGTIDFGVTGEDLVREGLAEADRRVEFCARLGFGRADVVVAVPEIWLDVDTMADLGDVAADFRARHGRRLTIATKYWRLTQQFFSSQHGIQLYRIVESLGATEGAPASGSADIIVDITSTGSTLRANHLRVLNDGVILRSEACLVRARKESHAGEPSVARIIEAVRSAL
- a CDS encoding ATP phosphoribosyltransferase regulatory subunit, translating into MALINLPGFANDLLDEFTARKTERIDTPVIQPAEPFLDIAGEDLRRRIFMTESETGASLCLRPEFTIPVCTRHIETATGTPKRYSYLGEVFRQRREGGNEFYQAGIEDLGDINIASADARAIGDATGILARLLPGKRLTVTLGDQAVFEAVVQALGLPLGWQKRLIHAFGNMGQLEALLASLVSPQFVTDLDDDVARLIAAGDEAALIAHIDATMHRTGYSSNASRSPAEIARRLKEKLVLSQTRLDDAAFRVLEEFLSLRVPLINASAALAGFADAAGLKLGNALSRFDGRVAALGNAGIDLASIDYRAAFGRPLDYYTGLVFEVGIQGSSAVLAGGGRFDRLLTLLGAKDRIPAVGFSLWLDRIETERAAP